Proteins encoded by one window of Seriola aureovittata isolate HTS-2021-v1 ecotype China chromosome 4, ASM2101889v1, whole genome shotgun sequence:
- the LOC130167555 gene encoding uncharacterized protein LOC130167555 — MVTPQKFVLRVCVATDLAMKLILTERPQSVEELKNIMQEKFKPRLDCDFTLQYEDPDFDGQLSVLMDIQELPEKGTLKVVRSESDASSTGSSDTDILPHVPLRQRQKNWPDCFPVPTFSYEVEHVCAQGNAAFESSGKTVKLTRAQKHNILENMAETMYNFKPYPHDKEVGMAAEALIAAHPCLREHGSKNGWYGWKVALKFKMGNFRTKLARSGCAEVSINAGKRSRTNPENDHPHSNIKRARRAEVNFLPNFPRGENEATLEEMRVQIIQETEKTERDQILIEKLMHTTFALRRQHIVQGSPQVREFLENWPALRMQSQVFAEFHRITNLNLRNQFYCELDRYTPKLVALYRQKSSRTGKGAEALREMLRIYDLEEEHDINMRRTLALRALPVYLREDDTEFYKTCNGEDEMETTDTPLAILSVVPDSTGSISFSPENISIVIEDEVVMSELPRLADAFVVLLGLIYALHLDYPKKLTHTFTFIQKVLMCLDDNKPLKPCLLSLKNDLLKE; from the exons ATGGTTACTCCGCAGAAATTTGTGCTCCGTGTATGTGTTGCAACAGATCTTGCCATGAAGCTCATTCTAACCGAGCGACCACAGTCAGTAGAAGAGCTCAAGAATATAATGCAAGAGAAGTTTAAGCCAAGGCTGGACTGTGACTTTACCCTTCAATATGAAGATCCTGACTTCGATGGACAGCTCAGTGTTCTTATGGATATTCAGGAGCTCCCTGAAAAAGGAACACTGAAAGTGGTGAGATCTGAAAGTGATGCATCCTCCACTGGAAGCTCCGACACAGACATACTTCCACATGTACCTTTAAGACAGCGTCAGAAAAATTGGCCAGATTGTTTCCCTGTGCCAACTTTTTCTTATGAAGTTGAGCATGTATGTGCACAGGGAAATGCTGCCTTTGAAAGTTCTGGGAAGACAGTGAAATTAACAAGAGCCCAAAAACACAATATCCTGGAAAACATGGCTGAAACAATGTACAATTTCAAGCCATATCCGCATGACAAGGAAGTTGGTATGGCTGCTGAAGCTCTAATAGCAGCTCATCCATGCCTTAGAGAACATGGGAGTAAGAATGGATGGTATGGATGGAAGGTGGCCTTGAAGTTCAAGATGGGGAATTTTCGCACTAAGTTGGCCAGATCTGGTTGTGCAGAGGTCTCCATCAATGCAGGCAAGAGGAGCCGAACCAACCCTGAAAATGATCATCCTCATTCGAACATCAAAAGAGCCAGAAGAGCTGAGGTGAATTTCCTGCCCAACTTTCCCAGGGGAGAGAATGAGGCAACCTTGGAGGAAATGAGAGTACAAATCATACAAGAGACTgaaaagactgagagagacCAGATACTGATAGAAAAGCTCATGCACACAACCTTTGCCCTTCGCCGCCAACACATTGTTCAAGGAAGTCCACAGGTGCGGGAATTCCTGGAGAACTGGCCGGCCTTGCGAATGCAGTCACAG GTGTTTGCAGAGTTTCATCGCATTACAAACCTGAATCTACGCAACCAGTTTTACTGTGAACTTGACCGATACACACCAAAACTAGTTGCACTGTATCGACAGAAGTCTTCAAGGACTGGAAAGGGAGCAGAGGCACTGCGAGAGATGCTGAGAATTTATGACTTGGAG GAAGAACATGATATCAACATGCGACGCACTCTGGCTCTTCGTGCACTTCCAGTGTATCTCCGGGAGGATGACACTGAATTCTACAAAACCTGTAAT GGTGAAGATGAGATGGAGACCACTGACACACCGCTAGCGATCCTCTCTGTGGTCCCTGACTCCACTGGTTCCATTAGCTTCAGCCCTGAGAACATATCCATTGTGATAGAGGATGAAGTTGTTATGAGCGAGCTTCCCAGGTTGGCTGATGCATTTGTGGTGCTGCTTGGTTTAATCTATGCATTACACTTAGATTATCCAAAGAagctcactcacacattcacattcatccaGAAAGTGCTGATGTGTCTGGATGATAACAAACCACTGAAACCATGCCTACTCTCCCTGAAAAATGATTTGTTAAAGGAATAA